One stretch of Euphorbia lathyris chromosome 7, ddEupLath1.1, whole genome shotgun sequence DNA includes these proteins:
- the LOC136200690 gene encoding heavy metal-associated isoprenylated plant protein 28-like has protein sequence MESVEFKVEMVGIHEKRLRKSLSKIRGIEKVEVDANSQKVVVTGYAHRNKVLKAIRRSGLKADFWSAQNELLNVYASTATATYGSFLRFNNFNFF, from the exons ATGGag AGTGTTGAATTCAAGGTGGAAATGGTTGGCATACATGAGAAAAGATTGAGGAAATCTCTATCGAAAATAAGAG GAATAGAGAAAGTGGAAGTGGATGCAAATAGCCAGAAAGTAGTAGTGACAGGGTATGCACATAGAAATAAAGTACTGAAAGCTATAAGAAGAAGTGGATTAAAAGCTGATTTCTGGTCAGCACAAAATGAGCTCCTCAATGTTTATGCATCTACTGCTACTGCTACTTATGGAAGCTTCTTGAGATTCAACAACTTCAACTTCTTCTAA